The Gammaproteobacteria bacterium genome has a segment encoding these proteins:
- a CDS encoding methyltransferase domain-containing protein gives MTSGSFLESVKAQYEELPYPPRDPALETQRLIHKIGDNLVVLNHHCFGGDRDFSRGFRALVAGGGTGDSTIYLAEQLRGLGGEVVYIDLSAPSLALARERARRRGLENIRWLQGSILDIPSLDLGRFDYINCTGVLHHLESPEAGLNMLQSVLQADGVILLMLYGQYGRRSVYDMQALLREYLPPGLATTDRIRQTRKLLAALPATNSFMRDLDAWRLEIAPEGFGDSGLYDLLLHSQDRCFDVPALHRLAGSAGMDILAFVDRARAYDPANLLPPELVPAHTGSPESRQALAELVVGDLAAHEFYLGQRSVHRAARLDDEDHTLMLLGRMHGQHAAIAGGLHPGRTITFEGRSGRLTVTGTPINRLLFAHMDGRTPLSTIFGTILNTLPGVSRADIQGELLPLFAQLHSHGHLFLLKHGSYGRKVPDYSRLQPF, from the coding sequence ATGACCAGCGGCAGCTTCCTCGAATCCGTCAAGGCGCAGTACGAAGAACTGCCGTATCCGCCGCGCGATCCCGCGCTCGAGACACAGCGGCTCATCCACAAGATCGGCGACAACCTGGTCGTGCTCAACCACCACTGCTTCGGCGGCGACCGCGACTTCAGCCGCGGCTTTCGCGCGCTGGTCGCAGGCGGCGGCACGGGCGACAGCACGATCTATCTCGCGGAGCAACTGCGCGGTCTGGGCGGCGAGGTCGTGTACATCGACCTGTCCGCACCCTCGCTCGCGCTCGCCCGGGAGCGGGCGCGCCGCCGCGGCCTGGAGAACATCCGCTGGTTGCAGGGCTCCATCCTCGACATCCCGTCCCTCGACCTCGGCCGTTTCGACTACATCAACTGCACCGGCGTACTGCACCACCTGGAGTCCCCCGAGGCGGGGCTGAATATGCTGCAGAGCGTGCTGCAGGCCGACGGGGTCATCCTGCTGATGCTCTACGGCCAGTACGGCCGCCGCTCCGTGTACGACATGCAGGCCCTGCTGCGGGAGTATCTGCCGCCCGGCCTCGCCACCACCGACAGGATCAGGCAGACGCGGAAACTGCTGGCGGCACTGCCCGCGACGAACAGCTTCATGCGCGATCTCGATGCCTGGCGCCTGGAGATCGCGCCGGAAGGCTTCGGTGACTCCGGCCTGTACGACCTGTTGCTGCACAGTCAGGACCGCTGCTTCGACGTACCCGCCCTCCATCGCCTCGCCGGCTCCGCTGGTATGGACATACTCGCGTTCGTCGATCGGGCACGCGCCTACGATCCGGCGAACCTGCTGCCGCCCGAGCTCGTACCCGCACACACCGGATCCCCCGAGAGTCGCCAGGCGCTCGCCGAACTGGTGGTCGGCGATCTCGCCGCGCATGAGTTTTATCTCGGGCAACGATCGGTGCACCGCGCAGCCCGCCTGGACGACGAGGACCACACGCTGATGCTGCTCGGGCGGATGCACGGGCAGCACGCAGCCATCGCCGGCGGCCTGCACCCCGGACGAACGATCACCTTCGAGGGTCGCAGCGGCAGGCTCACCGTCACCGGCACACCGATCAACCGGCTGCTGTTCGCGCACATGGACGGCCGCACGCCGCTCAGTACGATCTTCGGGACGATCCTGAATACGCTGCCAGGCGTCAGCCGCGCCGACATCCAGGGCGAACTGCTGCCGCTGTTCGCGCAGCTGCACAGCCACGGCCACCTGTTCCTGCTGAAACACGGCAGCTACGGCCGGAAGGTGCCCGACTACTCGCGCCTGCAGCCGTTCTGA
- a CDS encoding TetR family transcriptional regulator: MERVLVTARRLLQNQSARSVTVADIAKAAGLPRASVLLQFPDGLPEMVDHLIYQEYMAMFESDEIVDLMEAAERQATRRKLPPGLAAALLPLNRLVESAPEAGMLHANLTSEALLFEGSRLIEHRARLGMLGVVLVFRLCKPDQPINRRNIAFGEMLGRVAWDLAASRWYPADAADIERTDILRSVATALAPHITAQPRTRTH, from the coding sequence ATGGAACGCGTATTGGTGACCGCTCGACGGCTTCTGCAGAACCAAAGTGCCCGCAGTGTGACAGTCGCCGACATCGCCAAGGCCGCCGGTCTGCCGCGAGCCAGTGTGCTGCTGCAGTTTCCAGATGGGCTCCCGGAAATGGTTGATCACCTGATCTACCAGGAGTACATGGCGATGTTTGAGTCCGACGAGATCGTTGACCTTATGGAAGCAGCCGAGCGCCAAGCCACCCGGCGCAAGTTGCCCCCCGGATTGGCGGCCGCATTGCTGCCTCTTAATCGGCTCGTCGAAAGCGCCCCGGAAGCGGGCATGCTGCATGCGAATCTCACGTCTGAAGCCCTGCTCTTTGAGGGCTCGCGACTCATCGAACATCGCGCCCGCCTCGGAATGCTCGGCGTCGTTCTGGTGTTTCGCCTGTGCAAACCCGATCAACCGATTAACCGGAGGAATATCGCGTTTGGGGAGATGCTAGGTCGCGTTGCATGGGACCTCGCCGCGTCGCGGTGGTATCCAGCGGATGCGGCTGATATTGAGAGAACTGACATATTGCGTTCAGTCGCCACAGCACTGGCGCCACATATCACGGCGCAACCGAGAACGCGCACTCATTAG
- a CDS encoding formylglycine-generating enzyme family protein, producing MNGQIRGRLLIAGIVLGAFGDAVSAGEEPPASSRGCAECPLLVDIPAGAFMMGSSGTETVDQGADAARVSNERPQHAVTIAAGLRLAPHEVTRAEFARFVTATGRDMAGCGNWENGGWVVHPEFDWRNPGFEQTDDDPVVCVSWVDASDYIGWLNARTGRTYRLPTEAEWEYAARAGHEGLHNWDDDRQACRYANGADQAAARAQQLPQREGIIFDCDDGFAHTSPVGRFAANAFGLHDMLGNAWEWVADCYAPGYEGTPVDGSALSSGECGQRVLRGGSWKYPARTVRFAIRGPGRVATRTNNAGFRLAADASAPAGAAQRSGD from the coding sequence GTGAACGGGCAAATTCGCGGGCGATTGCTGATTGCGGGCATTGTGCTGGGCGCGTTCGGCGACGCTGTGTCCGCCGGCGAGGAACCGCCGGCCTCCAGTCGGGGTTGCGCCGAGTGTCCACTGCTGGTCGACATACCGGCAGGGGCTTTCATGATGGGCTCCAGCGGTACGGAGACCGTGGACCAGGGCGCGGACGCAGCCCGGGTCAGCAACGAGCGCCCGCAGCACGCGGTCACGATAGCCGCAGGCTTGCGGCTCGCGCCCCACGAAGTCACGCGCGCCGAGTTTGCGCGCTTCGTGACGGCGACCGGCCGCGACATGGCCGGTTGCGGCAATTGGGAGAACGGCGGCTGGGTCGTGCACCCGGAGTTCGACTGGCGCAATCCGGGCTTCGAGCAGACCGACGACGACCCGGTGGTCTGCGTGTCCTGGGTGGATGCGAGCGACTACATCGGGTGGCTGAACGCGCGCACCGGCCGCACTTACCGCCTGCCCACCGAAGCGGAATGGGAATACGCGGCACGCGCCGGGCACGAGGGCCTGCACAACTGGGACGACGACCGGCAGGCCTGCCGGTACGCCAACGGCGCCGACCAGGCAGCCGCCAGGGCCCAGCAGCTCCCGCAGCGGGAGGGCATCATTTTCGATTGTGACGACGGCTTCGCGCACACCTCGCCCGTTGGTCGATTCGCAGCCAACGCATTCGGGTTGCACGACATGCTCGGCAACGCCTGGGAATGGGTTGCGGACTGCTATGCGCCGGGCTACGAAGGCACGCCCGTGGATGGTTCGGCGCTCAGCAGCGGTGAGTGTGGGCAGCGCGTGCTGCGCGGGGGTTCATGGAAGTACCCGGCACGCACGGTGCGGTTCGCTATCCGCGGGCCGGGCCGGGTGGCGACCCGCACCAACAACGCGGGCTTTCGACTGGCCGCCGATGCGTCTGCTCCGGCTGGCGCTGCCCAGAGATCGGGCGACTAG
- a CDS encoding cytochrome b/b6 domain-containing protein, with product MSPSLPPGVQDRRSTILGWTLALLFTVLLLNIVTLPRTPIDQRETLRLVHDSLGLIVGVLAGVRLWWFARDPAPEPPRGLPAASFAFNRTLLVFLCLVFAITSVIGFFYAWGEGRDVVLFGVTLPRLVAKSEQLRIPLGYLHSTLAFYYLMLFGIWLAFGGYQHLRYRVGLRRLFPGRLV from the coding sequence ATGAGCCCATCGCTGCCTCCCGGAGTACAGGACCGGCGTTCGACCATCCTGGGATGGACGCTCGCGCTGCTGTTCACGGTGCTGTTGCTGAATATCGTCACGCTGCCGCGGACCCCGATCGACCAGCGTGAGACATTGCGGCTCGTACACGACAGCCTCGGGCTGATCGTCGGCGTGCTCGCGGGCGTGCGGCTGTGGTGGTTCGCCCGGGATCCCGCACCCGAACCGCCACGGGGACTGCCCGCAGCGTCTTTTGCCTTCAACCGCACCCTCCTCGTCTTCCTCTGCCTCGTGTTTGCGATCACCAGCGTGATCGGGTTTTTCTATGCCTGGGGCGAGGGCCGCGACGTGGTGCTGTTCGGGGTGACGCTGCCGCGGCTGGTCGCGAAGAGCGAGCAGCTGCGCATTCCGTTGGGCTACCTGCACAGCACGCTCGCGTTCTACTACCTCATGCTGTTCGGCATCTGGCTCGCATTCGGCGGGTACCAGCATCTGCGTTACCGCGTCGGGTTGCGCCGCCTTTTTCCCGGCAGGCTCGTGTAG
- a CDS encoding DMT family transporter, translated as MKTSDLLRFVALAALFGGSFLFMRIAAPHFGAIVTAELRVGIGGAVLAAVTLLSGRRMPARERWRDFMVVGAFNAAVPYALFSYAAIHIPAGYSAILNSLMPISAAFFAAAMLGERLTWRLFAGVAFGVGGVTLLVQLSPVGATPERMLAAGACVLATVCYGYAGAYTKKHLAGLPAHGAAASTMLSAAALLAPLALVNLPAQAPPPSAWGAVTGLGLLCTALAFLIYYQLIARIGVTQISAINFLLPAFGILWAWLFLDEPVTLGMVAGFALVVVAAALVLGIGPFRPRP; from the coding sequence TTGAAGACCAGCGATCTCCTGCGTTTCGTGGCGCTCGCCGCGTTGTTCGGCGGCTCGTTCCTGTTCATGCGCATCGCCGCGCCGCATTTTGGCGCCATCGTCACGGCCGAACTCCGCGTCGGCATCGGTGGTGCCGTCCTGGCCGCCGTCACGCTGCTCAGCGGACGGCGCATGCCGGCGCGGGAGCGATGGCGGGACTTCATGGTGGTCGGCGCATTCAACGCCGCGGTGCCCTACGCGTTGTTCTCATACGCGGCCATCCATATCCCCGCCGGATACTCTGCCATCCTGAATTCGCTGATGCCGATTTCGGCGGCGTTCTTCGCGGCTGCCATGCTGGGGGAACGGCTGACCTGGCGGCTGTTCGCGGGCGTGGCCTTCGGCGTCGGCGGCGTCACCCTGCTGGTGCAACTCAGCCCGGTCGGAGCCACGCCCGAGCGGATGCTGGCGGCGGGCGCCTGCGTGCTTGCCACCGTGTGCTACGGCTACGCCGGCGCCTACACGAAGAAGCACCTCGCCGGACTGCCGGCCCATGGAGCCGCAGCGAGCACGATGCTGTCGGCGGCAGCGCTGCTCGCTCCGCTGGCCCTCGTCAATCTGCCGGCGCAGGCGCCGCCACCCTCAGCCTGGGGAGCGGTGACCGGGCTCGGACTCCTCTGCACTGCGCTTGCCTTCCTCATCTATTACCAGCTCATCGCCCGCATCGGCGTCACGCAGATATCGGCCATCAACTTCCTCCTGCCGGCGTTCGGCATCCTCTGGGCCTGGCTGTTCCTGGACGAGCCGGTGACGCTCGGGATGGTTGCGGGCTTCGCGTTGGTCGTGGTCGCCGCCGCCCTTGTCCTCGGCATCGGCCCGTTCCGGCCGCGCCCCTGA
- a CDS encoding 2OG-Fe(II) oxygenase: MYNQFLKAVGQFPAVFTPAECQRLIELPLPAVDAGVQARDNSEGHVDYQLRRTRERPVPPDPEYLWIFQRLATVAGEANRKAYQFRLEDFMTVTVLEYSPDGYFDWHLDLGTGDFAARKLSMVTFLTPPEHYEGGGLQFMDGEPPLRLAQGTTVIFPSYLMHKVEPVTRGQRFTLVSWVHGPSFS, from the coding sequence ATGTACAACCAGTTCCTCAAGGCGGTCGGGCAGTTCCCCGCGGTGTTTACACCCGCAGAGTGCCAGCGGCTGATCGAGTTGCCGCTGCCGGCGGTGGACGCGGGCGTGCAGGCCCGGGACAACAGCGAGGGCCACGTCGATTACCAGCTCCGGCGGACCCGTGAAAGACCGGTGCCGCCCGACCCCGAATACCTCTGGATCTTCCAGCGCCTGGCGACGGTGGCGGGCGAGGCCAACCGCAAGGCCTACCAGTTCCGGCTGGAGGATTTCATGACCGTGACGGTCCTCGAATACTCGCCGGACGGATACTTCGACTGGCACCTCGACCTCGGCACCGGAGACTTCGCGGCCCGCAAGCTGAGCATGGTCACGTTCCTGACGCCACCGGAGCACTACGAAGGCGGCGGGTTGCAGTTCATGGACGGCGAGCCGCCGCTACGGCTGGCGCAGGGCACGACGGTGATATTTCCTTCCTACCTCATGCACAAAGTCGAGCCGGTCACCCGCGGCCAGCGCTTCACCCTGGTCTCGTGGGTGCACGGGCCGAGTTTCTCCTGA
- a CDS encoding FkbM family methyltransferase has translation MAYNRYGAYCVPLASMHRPAAKMILHGEVYEPNTIEFMRAHCGTGDVVHAGTYFGDFLPALSPACQGTVWAFEPNLENYRCAQITLLLNGIRNVELRRSGLGANFEERALLTADADGFARGGSSTIVGDDVQSAGQVERVPMVTVDQVVPRDRQVSIIQLDVEGHEQAALTGALKTIARCRPVLVVELLAESTLLSSDWIAKNILSLGYQMTGTVHGNAVWLPDRK, from the coding sequence GTGGCCTACAATCGCTATGGCGCCTATTGCGTCCCTTTGGCCTCCATGCACCGCCCTGCGGCGAAAATGATTCTGCACGGGGAAGTGTATGAGCCCAATACGATTGAGTTCATGAGAGCCCACTGTGGCACGGGGGACGTCGTGCATGCGGGCACTTACTTTGGTGACTTTCTGCCGGCTCTGTCGCCGGCGTGCCAGGGCACAGTCTGGGCCTTTGAGCCCAACCTGGAGAATTACCGCTGCGCGCAGATCACTCTCCTTCTCAATGGCATCAGGAATGTTGAACTGCGCAGGTCCGGACTGGGCGCAAATTTTGAAGAGCGTGCGCTGCTGACGGCCGATGCTGACGGGTTTGCCAGAGGCGGTTCGAGCACAATCGTGGGCGACGACGTGCAGTCGGCAGGTCAGGTCGAGCGGGTGCCGATGGTGACGGTCGATCAGGTCGTTCCACGGGATCGACAGGTCTCGATCATTCAGCTCGATGTCGAAGGGCACGAACAGGCAGCGCTCACCGGTGCGCTGAAGACCATAGCGCGCTGTCGGCCGGTGCTGGTCGTGGAACTGCTCGCGGAGAGCACTCTTCTGAGCTCAGACTGGATTGCGAAAAACATCCTCAGCCTGGGATATCAGATGACCGGAACGGTGCATGGAAATGCAGTGTGGCTACCGGACCGCAAGTGA
- a CDS encoding putative addiction module antidote protein, whose product MSARKKPRETFSRYDAADYLKTDADIAAYLDAVIEDGDPALLAAALGDIARARNMSQLARDTGLSREGLYRALSGDGNPSLDTVMKIARALGLRLAFQPAGSKKIRAHRRTPSSSRSVRD is encoded by the coding sequence ATGAGCGCCCGCAAAAAGCCCCGCGAGACCTTCAGCCGTTACGACGCCGCCGACTACCTCAAAACGGATGCGGACATCGCGGCTTATCTCGATGCAGTCATTGAGGACGGAGATCCCGCGCTGCTTGCCGCCGCGCTCGGCGACATCGCCCGCGCCCGCAATATGAGCCAGCTTGCCCGCGACACGGGCCTGTCGCGTGAGGGGCTCTACCGAGCGCTGTCCGGCGACGGTAACCCAAGTCTGGACACTGTGATGAAGATTGCGCGCGCGCTCGGACTGCGCCTTGCGTTCCAGCCAGCGGGAAGCAAGAAGATTCGCGCTCATCGCCGCACGCCTTCCAGCAGTCGCTCCGTCCGCGACTGA
- a CDS encoding type II toxin-antitoxin system RelE/ParE family toxin, whose product MVELVKSATFDRWLTSLRDARARSRILVRIRRLSLGNPGDVKPVDGGVSEMRIDYGPGYRVYFAQRGPLVILLLCGGDKRTQQQDIERAKVIAADWEKD is encoded by the coding sequence ATGGTCGAGCTCGTCAAGAGCGCCACCTTTGACCGCTGGCTTACCAGCCTGCGTGATGCTCGTGCCAGAAGCCGGATTCTGGTTCGCATCCGGCGCCTGAGCCTTGGCAATCCGGGCGACGTGAAACCCGTCGACGGCGGCGTCTCGGAGATGCGCATCGACTACGGCCCCGGTTATCGGGTGTATTTCGCGCAGCGCGGCCCGCTGGTGATTCTGCTGCTCTGCGGTGGCGACAAGCGAACGCAACAGCAGGACATTGAGCGCGCCAAAGTCATCGCTGCCGATTGGGAGAAGGACTGA
- a CDS encoding class I SAM-dependent methyltransferase encodes MFGNLRLVHTEKFNEYRVNTELFLRLGNDAFGASMRAGLPQPAANPYKTPWLLYHAWRQGRVQIDERSAALVSELMAGAEVRASHQPIVDQLQQLGWCDDHLPVDLGELVNRTKDSIIAIQNDYELGVFLARVRDLAPQVVVEIGTARGGMLFCFSQLAARDATLVSIDLPGAPNCGGQTPGEREVFASFGPLTQQFHFIPADSHLATTREHLLAILGGRGIDLLFIDGDHSYEGCLADFEMYSSLVSPQGMVAFHDICLFPGQWPGTGVGLAWQEVKARYGGEEIIDPEGVTTPELQPGQRWRWGIGVVEARRLAGR; translated from the coding sequence ATGTTCGGCAACCTGCGCCTGGTGCACACCGAGAAGTTCAACGAGTACCGGGTCAATACCGAGCTCTTCCTGCGTCTCGGCAATGATGCCTTCGGCGCCTCGATGCGTGCCGGGCTGCCGCAGCCGGCTGCAAACCCCTACAAGACACCCTGGCTGCTCTATCACGCCTGGCGCCAGGGACGGGTGCAGATCGACGAACGGAGTGCGGCCCTGGTGAGCGAACTCATGGCCGGTGCGGAGGTTCGCGCCTCGCACCAGCCGATCGTGGACCAGCTGCAACAGCTGGGCTGGTGCGACGATCATCTGCCGGTGGATCTCGGCGAACTGGTGAACCGCACGAAGGATTCCATCATCGCCATCCAGAACGACTACGAGCTCGGCGTGTTCCTCGCCCGCGTGCGGGACCTCGCGCCGCAGGTCGTGGTGGAGATCGGCACCGCGCGCGGCGGCATGCTGTTCTGCTTCAGCCAGCTCGCGGCGCGTGACGCGACGCTGGTCAGCATCGACCTGCCCGGCGCACCGAACTGCGGCGGCCAGACGCCGGGCGAGCGGGAGGTCTTCGCCAGCTTCGGCCCGCTGACCCAGCAGTTTCACTTCATTCCCGCGGACTCGCACCTGGCGACGACCCGCGAGCACCTGCTCGCGATCCTCGGCGGACGCGGCATCGACCTGCTGTTCATCGACGGCGATCACTCCTACGAAGGCTGCCTGGCCGATTTCGAGATGTACAGTTCACTGGTGAGCCCGCAGGGCATGGTCGCCTTTCATGACATCTGCCTGTTTCCCGGCCAGTGGCCTGGCACCGGAGTCGGCCTCGCCTGGCAGGAAGTGAAGGCGCGCTACGGCGGTGAGGAGATCATCGACCCTGAAGGCGTCACGACGCCCGAACTCCAGCCCGGCCAGCGCTGGCGCTGGGGCATCGGCGTGGTGGAGGCCAGGCGCCTCGCAGGCCGATGA
- a CDS encoding Ig-like domain-containing protein yields MASEQSVSWKAATVAAGLLLSIAGTADPVDYVQDNFIGSPGNPSQLIYSPAHDSVVMRSANDLKVMKMSSGTVATYAPFGRFTDISLSPDGRYVFVADFGGANRVGRLDLQAGTYETRLSPVVTYRIEATDPDKFIIASQDQWIRFWRGGWGAGSSISILNSNPDGYYPVAYYGDIEYDQSTGRLIHGNSGLSSQTIKAFALAGDDFVTQEDSGMYGSSSGYGGSSVLATDASRFYYGRLQVLASDVRQNQLVFPSIIVAATGKNAFASGGEYFDAATASSLGNLGYPVSTIGLNRTGDDFWAYDPSTEILRHFVSSDATPPPVAARPDFAAVVQGYVANIDVAANDHGFSDSVTIDISTPPAHGTVSVTGSPGSRDGIRVRYSASAGYTGPDSFEYSITDGTNSDSAPVGIDVAAAKAYSDSFVVLKNASTRLYVIKNDIGFGAQVTVTLDGSPSLNGNANVFGSPGSKTAVYISYLPGYNAAPPYTETFSYQVSDGLHTDTALVAVHVVDFAAVDDELIVAADQPASLDLLANDLGFAMNTTVGLFSTPVHGSVSFNAGIATYSPSPGYLGPDSFEYFVDDGVHVGMATVIVSVIVDADADKVSDTVDNCLGKVNSDQRDTDGDQFGNRCDADLDQNGFVNYADLSIFRSRFGSSDADADFDGNGIVNYVDLSTLRSLFGKPPGPAATVN; encoded by the coding sequence ATGGCATCGGAGCAGAGCGTTTCCTGGAAGGCCGCGACAGTAGCTGCCGGCCTGTTGCTATCAATCGCCGGTACGGCGGACCCCGTCGACTACGTGCAGGACAACTTCATCGGCTCGCCCGGCAACCCATCGCAGCTGATCTACTCGCCAGCGCATGACTCGGTAGTCATGCGTTCTGCCAACGACCTCAAGGTCATGAAGATGTCGAGCGGCACGGTCGCAACCTATGCCCCATTCGGGCGGTTCACCGACATCAGCCTGAGTCCCGATGGTCGCTATGTATTCGTTGCCGACTTCGGGGGTGCCAACCGGGTCGGGCGACTCGACCTGCAGGCGGGAACCTACGAAACCAGGTTGTCGCCCGTCGTTACGTACAGGATCGAGGCCACTGACCCGGACAAGTTCATCATTGCCTCCCAGGATCAGTGGATCAGGTTCTGGCGCGGTGGCTGGGGCGCTGGCTCGAGCATCAGCATCCTCAATTCCAACCCGGACGGTTACTATCCCGTGGCTTACTACGGCGATATCGAGTACGACCAATCGACCGGCCGCTTGATTCACGGCAACAGTGGTTTGTCGTCCCAGACGATCAAGGCCTTCGCACTCGCGGGTGACGACTTCGTGACCCAGGAGGACAGCGGGATGTACGGCTCGTCATCCGGATATGGCGGATCCTCGGTTCTCGCCACGGATGCCAGCCGCTTCTACTACGGACGCCTCCAGGTTCTGGCGAGCGACGTGCGCCAGAATCAACTGGTGTTTCCCAGCATCATCGTGGCAGCAACAGGCAAGAACGCCTTTGCCAGCGGCGGCGAGTACTTCGATGCCGCTACCGCGAGTTCACTCGGGAACCTTGGATACCCCGTCAGCACCATCGGACTCAATCGCACAGGAGACGACTTCTGGGCGTATGACCCCAGCACCGAAATCCTGAGGCACTTCGTTTCGTCCGACGCAACACCGCCGCCGGTGGCGGCGCGTCCGGACTTCGCAGCAGTGGTCCAGGGCTACGTCGCCAACATTGACGTCGCCGCCAATGACCATGGATTCAGCGACAGCGTCACCATCGATATATCGACGCCGCCCGCGCATGGAACCGTCAGCGTCACAGGCTCACCCGGCAGCAGGGATGGTATCCGCGTCCGCTATAGCGCTTCGGCCGGATATACGGGGCCCGACAGCTTCGAGTACTCGATCACCGACGGCACCAACAGTGATAGCGCTCCGGTCGGTATCGACGTGGCGGCGGCGAAGGCCTACAGCGACAGCTTCGTGGTCCTGAAAAACGCCAGCACACGCCTCTACGTGATAAAGAACGACATCGGCTTCGGTGCCCAGGTTACCGTCACGCTGGACGGCTCGCCGTCCCTGAACGGCAATGCCAACGTCTTCGGTTCGCCGGGCTCGAAGACCGCCGTCTACATCTCGTACCTGCCCGGATACAACGCAGCGCCTCCCTACACAGAAACATTCTCCTACCAGGTGTCGGACGGATTGCATACGGACACAGCACTGGTGGCCGTCCACGTGGTCGATTTTGCTGCAGTCGACGATGAATTGATCGTCGCGGCCGACCAGCCGGCAAGCCTCGACCTGCTCGCCAACGACCTTGGCTTCGCCATGAACACCACTGTCGGTCTATTCAGCACCCCCGTGCACGGATCGGTTTCTTTCAACGCTGGCATCGCCACTTACTCCCCGTCGCCGGGTTATCTTGGCCCCGACAGCTTCGAGTACTTTGTCGACGATGGTGTGCACGTCGGCATGGCAACGGTCATCGTCTCGGTGATCGTCGATGCGGATGCAGACAAGGTCTCCGACACGGTGGACAACTGTCTTGGCAAGGTGAACAGCGACCAACGCGACACCGACGGCGATCAGTTCGGCAACCGCTGCGATGCCGACCTCGACCAAAACGGCTTCGTGAACTACGCGGATCTGTCGATCTTCCGCTCGCGCTTCGGCAGCAGTGACGCCGACGCGGACTTCGACGGCAACGGCATCGTCAACTACGTTGATCTTTCCACTCTGCGCTCACTGTTTGGCAAGCCACCAGGACCAGCGGCGACAGTCAATTGA
- a CDS encoding IS3 family transposase (programmed frameshift): MSKRKHYSPEYKRELVELVRRSQSSCRKIALEVGVNPNMLTRWVREADAGTGKAFPGGGTARDEEMARLKRELSKVTKERDFLKRRGSVLREAVTERYAVIAHCRSEYPVGLMCRCLRVSRSGFYAFACRTPGPRARANARLLERIQEIHEDSLGVIGAPRMHEDLTDEGEMVSLNRVARLMAKAGLQGWPRRRKRRFGGKPGARPVGVENLLERDFTANEPETKWVTDITEIPTLEGKLHLCVVLDLFSNLVVGWSMHHRQDRHMVVRAVQMAVWQRAGGSETILHSDRGGQFISGTYQKFLGGNALVCSMSAVGHCADNAACEGFFGMLKRERVNHRKYRTRDEARADLFDYLERFHNPRMRRRVARQDRKFTALTQLSAEMG, translated from the exons ATGTCGAAGCGCAAGCACTACAGCCCTGAGTACAAGCGGGAACTCGTCGAGCTGGTTCGGCGATCCCAGTCGAGCTGCCGGAAGATTGCCTTGGAGGTCGGCGTCAACCCGAACATGCTGACCCGCTGGGTCCGTGAGGCCGATGCCGGTACGGGTAAGGCTTTTCCAGGCGGCGGGACGGCTCGCGACGAAGAGATGGCGCGCTTGAAGCGCGAGTTGTCGAAGGTCACCAAGGAACGGGATTTTTTAA AAAGACGCGGCAGCGTACTTCGCGAAGCAGTCACCGAGCGGTACGCGGTGATTGCACACTGCCGCAGTGAGTACCCGGTCGGGTTGATGTGTCGCTGCCTGCGAGTCTCCCGGAGCGGCTTCTACGCCTTTGCGTGCCGTACGCCGGGGCCGCGGGCACGCGCCAATGCGCGTCTGTTGGAGCGTATCCAGGAGATCCACGAGGACAGCCTGGGCGTGATCGGAGCGCCACGCATGCACGAGGATCTCACTGACGAAGGCGAGATGGTCAGTCTGAACCGCGTGGCCCGCCTGATGGCCAAAGCCGGATTGCAGGGCTGGCCGCGGCGGCGCAAGCGTCGGTTCGGTGGCAAGCCTGGTGCTCGCCCCGTGGGCGTCGAGAATCTGCTCGAGCGCGACTTCACGGCCAACGAACCGGAGACCAAGTGGGTCACCGATATCACCGAGATCCCGACGCTCGAAGGCAAGCTGCATCTGTGCGTCGTGCTGGATCTGTTCAGCAACTTGGTAGTCGGCTGGTCCATGCATCATCGCCAGGATCGCCACATGGTCGTGCGTGCCGTGCAAATGGCCGTATGGCAAAGGGCGGGCGGCTCGGAGACCATCCTGCACTCGGATCGCGGCGGGCAGTTCATCAGCGGCACCTACCAGAAGTTCCTCGGGGGCAATGCCCTGGTGTGCAGCATGAGCGCCGTCGGTCACTGCGCCGACAACGCGGCCTGCGAGGGGTTCTTTGGAATGCTCAAACGCGAACGCGTGAACCATCGAAAGTATCGGACTCGCGACGAAGCGCGGGCGGACCTGTTCGACTATCTGGAACGGTTCCACAATCCACGAATGCGTCGTAGAGTGGCACGGCAAGATCGGAAGTTTACAGCCTTAACTCAACTGTCCGCGGAAATGGGGTAG